The sequence CCAGCTGCTGCATGCCCTCGGCCCGGGCGCCGACTTGGGCGGCAACCGCCTTGGCGTAGGCGGCCCAGTGCGATGCCCGATCTTCCTGGGCCTGGCGCCAGGAGAGGACATACACCCCGCCCACCGCCAGCGTCAGCGCCAGCACGGCGACGACGAGGAGGACGATCAACCAGCGTGCCAGACTCATGGTCAGTGCCGCCCGGTGTGCCCGAAACCGCCGCCACCGCGCCGGCTGGGGGGAAAGTCGGTGACGGTTTCGAACGCCACCTGCACCACCGGCACGAACACCATCTGGGCGATGCGCTCTCCCACCTCGATGGTGAAGGGCTCGGAACCCCGGTTCCAGCACGACACCATCACTTCGCCCTGATAGTCGGAATCGATCAGCCCCACGAGATTGCCGAGGACGATGCCGTGCCTGTGGCCGAGGCCGGAACGGGGCAGCAGCACCGCTGCCAGGGAGGGATCGCCGATATGAATGGCCAGCCCAGTGGGGATCAAGGCAGTTTCCCCGGGTGCCAGGGTCAGCGGCGCCTGCAGACAGGCCCGCAGATCCAGCCCGGCCGCCCCCTCGGTGGCGTAGTGCGGCAGGGGGATCTCCCGCCCCAGACGGTCATCGAGAATTTTCAGTTGAATTTTCTTGTCCATAACGTTCGCCGATCAAGGTTATCAGTCGCCGGGCCAGCTCCCGCTTGGAGGCCGTGCCCAAATCCCGTTCCCCGCCGGGCCACAATACCCACAGGGTGTTGTCGTCCCGGTCGAATCCCTGACTGGGCCCGACCGGATTGGCGGCGATCAGATCCAATCCCTTGCGCGCCAGCTTGTCACGGGCGTACTCCCGCACCCGCTCGGTTTCGGCGGCGAAACCGACAGTGAAAGGGCGCGGTCGATGGCCGGCGACCGCGGCCAGAATGTCGGGGGTCCTGACCAGTTCCAGCTGCAGCCGGTCGCGGTGCTTCTTGATCTTCTGCCCCGCCGCCGTCACCGGCGTGTAATCGGCCACCGCCGCCGCGCCGATGAAAACGTCGCAGTCGGTTACCTGCGCCATTACCTGGGCATACATCTGCGCCGCGCTTTCCACCGCGACCACCTCGACACCGGCCGGCGGAGTCAGAGACACCGGGCCGCTCACCAGCACCACCTCGGCCCCGGCCTCCCGGGCGGCCCAGGCCAGAGCGTAGCCCATCTTGCCGGAGCTGCGATTGCTGAGGAAACGCACCGGATCGATGGCCTCGCGGGTCGGGCCGGCGGTGATCAACACCCGCCTGCCGGCCAGGGCACCGTTGCGGCGGGCGCCGAGACGGGCGAGAATCTCCGCCGGCTCCAGCATCCGTCCCGGTCCTTCCTCGCCACAAGCCTGGCCGCCGCTGGCCGGGCCCCAGACTTCGACGCCCCGCTGCCGCAGCACGGCGATGTTTTCCCGGGTCGCCGGATGCTGCCACATGACCCGGTTCATCGCCGGCACCACGGCGATGGGCGCTTCGGTCGCCAGGCACAGGGTGGCCAAAAGATCATCGGCCATCCCTGCTTTGAGTCTAGCCAGAAAATCGGCGCTCGCCGGGGCGATCACCACCTGTTCGGCCCAGCGCGCCAGTTCGATGTGCCCCATGGCCGCCTCCGC comes from Methylomarinovum caldicuralii and encodes:
- the coaBC gene encoding bifunctional phosphopantothenoylcysteine decarboxylase/phosphopantothenate--cysteine ligase CoaBC, yielding MEFQTLSRRRILLGISGGIAAYKAAELVRLLRQAGAEVQVVMTEAATRFITPLTLQALSGRPVRTGLFDSRAEAAMGHIELARWAEQVVIAPASADFLARLKAGMADDLLATLCLATEAPIAVVPAMNRVMWQHPATRENIAVLRQRGVEVWGPASGGQACGEEGPGRMLEPAEILARLGARRNGALAGRRVLITAGPTREAIDPVRFLSNRSSGKMGYALAWAAREAGAEVVLVSGPVSLTPPAGVEVVAVESAAQMYAQVMAQVTDCDVFIGAAAVADYTPVTAAGQKIKKHRDRLQLELVRTPDILAAVAGHRPRPFTVGFAAETERVREYARDKLARKGLDLIAANPVGPSQGFDRDDNTLWVLWPGGERDLGTASKRELARRLITLIGERYGQENSTENSR
- the dut gene encoding dUTP diphosphatase; the protein is MDKKIQLKILDDRLGREIPLPHYATEGAAGLDLRACLQAPLTLAPGETALIPTGLAIHIGDPSLAAVLLPRSGLGHRHGIVLGNLVGLIDSDYQGEVMVSCWNRGSEPFTIEVGERIAQMVFVPVVQVAFETVTDFPPSRRGGGGFGHTGRH